Proteins found in one Amblyraja radiata isolate CabotCenter1 chromosome 45, sAmbRad1.1.pri, whole genome shotgun sequence genomic segment:
- the LOC116968396 gene encoding histone H1-like, with the protein MTETAAAEAAPQAVPAAQPMAPKKKKAPARKKAAGPKLSDQIDNIVADCHDRRGMSFYAIKKGLAAKGVDVEKCRHLIKTGIKRKLVNGSLVQIKGVGASGSFKTGQGEGAVKSAKKAVPAAKTSKNKKSTSRKTPTKKLLAKKSTIKRSWMKKSPSKKVVAKKPALKQMAAKKSSPKKAAPKKQKKSVVKKAKAAKKPVKGQAKTKSAKPKKAGTKK; encoded by the coding sequence ATGACCGAGACCGCAGCCGCTGAAGCGGCTCCTCAAGCCGTTCCCGCCGCCCAACCCATGGCTCCCAAAAAGAAGAAGGCGCCCGCCCGGAAGAAGGCAGCCGGTCCGAAGCTGAGCGACCAGATCGACAACATTGTGGCGGATTGCCACGATCGCCGAGGGATGTCTTTCTATGCGATAAAGAAGGGACTGGCCGCCaagggtgtggatgtggagaagtgCCGCCACCTGATCAAGACGGGCATCAAGAGGAAATTAGTAAACGGTTCCCTGGTTCAGATCAAGGGCGTGGGCGCCTCTGGTTCTTTCAAGACCGGTCAGGGAGAAGGCGCCGTGAAGTCGGCAAAGAAAGCGGTTCCAGCAGCCAAAACCTCCAAGAACAAGAAATCAACGTCCAGGAAAACCCCGACCAAGAAATTACTGGCAAAAAAATCAACCATCAAAAGATCATGGATGAAGAAATCTCCCTCCAAGAAAGTTGTGGCCAAGAAACCAGCGCTTAAACAAATGGCGGCGAAGAAATCATCGCCCAAGAAGGCGGCgccgaaaaaacaaaaaaagtccgtAGTCAAAAAGGCGAAGGCGGCCAAGAAGCCGGTAAAAGGCCAGGCGAAGACCAAATCGGCGAAACCCAAGAAGGCAGGGACCAAAAAGTGA